Proteins from a genomic interval of Quercus lobata isolate SW786 chromosome 11, ValleyOak3.0 Primary Assembly, whole genome shotgun sequence:
- the LOC115966355 gene encoding glycine-rich protein DOT1-like has protein sequence MSHQQGQKEQPPHGEGQRGGPGAQGPGQHGGPGAQGPGQLGGPGGRGEGQGQPGGRGLGEGHKDGQGQGPQGPGNQGGRGEGGHGGGGGGGGGETDAYVMVLNFSSCNDSVSYMMFSSL, from the exons ATGTCTCATCAGCAGGGTCAGAAAGAGCAACCACCACATGGTGAGGGACAACGTGGAGGTCCTGGTGCTCAAGGACCTGGGCAACATGGAGGTCCTGGTGCTCAAGGACCTGGGCAACTTGGAGGCCCCGGCGGACGTGGTGAAGGTCAAGGACAGCCTGGGGGACGTGGTCTTGGCGAGGGACATAAAGATGGGCAAGGTCAGGGTCCTCAAGGACCTGGCAATCAAGGTGGCCGTGGGGAAGGAGGTcatggaggtggaggtggaggtggaggtggag AAACTGATGCTTATGTAATGGTTCTGAACTTCTCATCTTGTAATGATTCTGTATCGTATATGATGTTCTCATCTTTGTGA
- the LOC115968572 gene encoding L-arabinokinase-like isoform X2 translates to MQMEEISIAHGVEVIAPKRHLVFAYYVSGHGFGHATRVVEVVRHLIRAGHDVHMVTGAPDFVFTSEIQSPRLLFRKVVLDCGAVQADALTVDPIASLEKYSQMSVLPRASVLATEVQWLNSIKADLVISDVVPIACRAAADAGIRSVCVTNFSWDFIYAEYVMVAGSHYRSVLQQIAEDYSHSEFVIRLPGYSPMPAFRGVIDVPLVVRRLHKSREEVRKDLGVLDDVKLVIFNFGGQPAGWKLKEEYLPAGWLCLVCGASDNQELPPNFIKLAKDVYTPDLIAASDCMLGKIGYGTVSEAMAYKLPFIFIRRDYFNEEPYLREMLEYYQGGVEMARRDMLSGCWIPYLERAVNLKPCYEGGTNGGELAAHILQDTAVGKNSVLDKQTKVRRLQDVMVPGCQPQKVPGNDILVPDWYTLAENKLGLHNLF, encoded by the exons ATGCAAATGGAAGAAATAAGCATCGCTCACGGGGTCGAGGTGATCGCACCAAAACGGCATCTCGTCTTCGCCTACTACGTCAGTGGTCACGGCTTCGGCCACGCCACTCGTGTCGTCGAG GTTGTCCGTCATCTCATTCGAGCCGGCCATGATGTTCACATGGTTACAGGCGCTCCTGACTTTGTGTTCACTTCTGAAATACAATCACCAAGACTCTTATTTCGCAAG GTTGTGTTAGACTGTGGAGCAGTTCAAGCAGATGCTTTGACAGTTGATCCTATTGCCTCCTTGGAAAAG TATTCCCAAATGTCAGTACTACCCCGGGCATCAGTTTTAGCAACCGAAGTTCAGTGGCTGAACTCTATCAAGGCTGACTTAGTG ATTTCAGATGTTGTTCCTATTGCATGCCGAGCAGCTGCAGATGCTGGAATTCGTTCTGTTTGCGTCACCAACTTCAG TTGGGATTTTATCTATGCGGAATATGTGATGGTGGCTGGATCTCACTATCGATCAGTCCTTCAACAG ATTGCTGAAGATTATTCCCATAGCGAGTTTGTAATCCGTCTACCTGGGTACAGCCCAA tgcCTGCATTTCGTGGTGTTATTGATGTACCCCTTGTCGTGAGGAGATTACACAAATCTAGAGAAGAG GTGAGGAAAGATCTTGGAGTTCTGGATGATGTGAAGctagtaatttttaattttggtggCCAG CCAGCTGGTTGGAAGTTGAAGGAGGAGTACTTACCTGCTGGTTGGTTGTGCCTG GTTTGTGGGGCTTCAGACAATCAGGAGCTTCCCCCTAATTTCATAAAGCTTGCAAAAGATGTTTATACGCCTGACCTAATAGCAGCTTCAGATTGCATGCTTG GAAAGATTGGATATGGCACAGTCAGTGAAGCCATGGCATACAAGTTGCCATTTATCTTCATACGCCGAGATTATTTTAATGAAGAACCATATTTGAGAGAAATGCTTGAG TATTACCAAGGTGGTGTGGAGATGGCCAGAAGAGATATGCTCAGTGGATGTTGGATACCCTACCTTGAACGTGCTGTTAACTTGAAACCGTGCTATGAGGGAGGTACCAATGGTGGTGAG CTGGCTGCTCATATACTACAAGATACAGCTGTTGGAAAGAATTCTGTGTTAGATAAG CAGACTAAAGTAAGGAGATTGCAGGATGTAATGGTACCTGGGTGTCAACCACAGAAAGTTCCTGGAAATGATATTCTTGTTCCAGATTGGTATACTCTTGCAGAAAACAAACTTGGTCTTCATAATTTGTTTTGA
- the LOC115968572 gene encoding L-arabinokinase-like isoform X1, producing the protein MQMEEISIAHGVEVIAPKRHLVFAYYVSGHGFGHATRVVEVVRHLIRAGHDVHMVTGAPDFVFTSEIQSPRLLFRKVVLDCGAVQADALTVDPIASLEKYSQMSVLPRASVLATEVQWLNSIKADLVISDVVPIACRAAADAGIRSVCVTNFSWDFIYAEYVMVAGSHYRSVLQQIAEDYSHSEFVIRLPGYSPMPAFRGVIDVPLVVRRLHKSREEVRKDLGVLDDVKLVIFNFGGQPAGWKLKEEYLPAGWLCLVCGASDNQELPPNFIKLAKDVYTPDLIAASDCMLGKIGYGTVSEAMAYKLPFIFIRRDYFNEEPYLREMLEYYQGGVEMARRDMLSGCWIPYLERAVNLKPCYEGGTNGGELAAHILQDTAVGKNSVLDKTKVRRLQDVMVPGCQPQKVPGNDILVPDWYTLAENKLGLHNLF; encoded by the exons ATGCAAATGGAAGAAATAAGCATCGCTCACGGGGTCGAGGTGATCGCACCAAAACGGCATCTCGTCTTCGCCTACTACGTCAGTGGTCACGGCTTCGGCCACGCCACTCGTGTCGTCGAG GTTGTCCGTCATCTCATTCGAGCCGGCCATGATGTTCACATGGTTACAGGCGCTCCTGACTTTGTGTTCACTTCTGAAATACAATCACCAAGACTCTTATTTCGCAAG GTTGTGTTAGACTGTGGAGCAGTTCAAGCAGATGCTTTGACAGTTGATCCTATTGCCTCCTTGGAAAAG TATTCCCAAATGTCAGTACTACCCCGGGCATCAGTTTTAGCAACCGAAGTTCAGTGGCTGAACTCTATCAAGGCTGACTTAGTG ATTTCAGATGTTGTTCCTATTGCATGCCGAGCAGCTGCAGATGCTGGAATTCGTTCTGTTTGCGTCACCAACTTCAG TTGGGATTTTATCTATGCGGAATATGTGATGGTGGCTGGATCTCACTATCGATCAGTCCTTCAACAG ATTGCTGAAGATTATTCCCATAGCGAGTTTGTAATCCGTCTACCTGGGTACAGCCCAA tgcCTGCATTTCGTGGTGTTATTGATGTACCCCTTGTCGTGAGGAGATTACACAAATCTAGAGAAGAG GTGAGGAAAGATCTTGGAGTTCTGGATGATGTGAAGctagtaatttttaattttggtggCCAG CCAGCTGGTTGGAAGTTGAAGGAGGAGTACTTACCTGCTGGTTGGTTGTGCCTG GTTTGTGGGGCTTCAGACAATCAGGAGCTTCCCCCTAATTTCATAAAGCTTGCAAAAGATGTTTATACGCCTGACCTAATAGCAGCTTCAGATTGCATGCTTG GAAAGATTGGATATGGCACAGTCAGTGAAGCCATGGCATACAAGTTGCCATTTATCTTCATACGCCGAGATTATTTTAATGAAGAACCATATTTGAGAGAAATGCTTGAG TATTACCAAGGTGGTGTGGAGATGGCCAGAAGAGATATGCTCAGTGGATGTTGGATACCCTACCTTGAACGTGCTGTTAACTTGAAACCGTGCTATGAGGGAGGTACCAATGGTGGTGAG CTGGCTGCTCATATACTACAAGATACAGCTGTTGGAAAGAATTCTGTGTTAGATAAG ACTAAAGTAAGGAGATTGCAGGATGTAATGGTACCTGGGTGTCAACCACAGAAAGTTCCTGGAAATGATATTCTTGTTCCAGATTGGTATACTCTTGCAGAAAACAAACTTGGTCTTCATAATTTGTTTTGA
- the LOC115968572 gene encoding L-arabinokinase-like isoform X3, with protein sequence MQMEEISIAHGVEVIAPKRHLVFAYYVSGHGFGHATRVVEVVRHLIRAGHDVHMVTGAPDFVFTSEIQSPRLLFRKVVLDCGAVQADALTVDPIASLEKYSQMSVLPRASVLATEVQWLNSIKADLVISDVVPIACRAAADAGIRSVCVTNFSWDFIYAEYVMVAGSHYRSVLQQIAEDYSHSEFVIRLPGYSPMPAFRGVIDVPLVVRRLHKSREEVRKDLGVLDDVKLVIFNFGGQPAGWKLKEEYLPAGWLCLVCGASDNQELPPNFIKLAKDVYTPDLIAASDCMLGKIGYGTVSEAMAYKLPFIFIRRDYFNEEPYLREMLEYYQGGVEMARRDMLSGCWIPYLERAVNLKPCYEGGTNGAGCSYTTRYSCWKEFCVR encoded by the exons ATGCAAATGGAAGAAATAAGCATCGCTCACGGGGTCGAGGTGATCGCACCAAAACGGCATCTCGTCTTCGCCTACTACGTCAGTGGTCACGGCTTCGGCCACGCCACTCGTGTCGTCGAG GTTGTCCGTCATCTCATTCGAGCCGGCCATGATGTTCACATGGTTACAGGCGCTCCTGACTTTGTGTTCACTTCTGAAATACAATCACCAAGACTCTTATTTCGCAAG GTTGTGTTAGACTGTGGAGCAGTTCAAGCAGATGCTTTGACAGTTGATCCTATTGCCTCCTTGGAAAAG TATTCCCAAATGTCAGTACTACCCCGGGCATCAGTTTTAGCAACCGAAGTTCAGTGGCTGAACTCTATCAAGGCTGACTTAGTG ATTTCAGATGTTGTTCCTATTGCATGCCGAGCAGCTGCAGATGCTGGAATTCGTTCTGTTTGCGTCACCAACTTCAG TTGGGATTTTATCTATGCGGAATATGTGATGGTGGCTGGATCTCACTATCGATCAGTCCTTCAACAG ATTGCTGAAGATTATTCCCATAGCGAGTTTGTAATCCGTCTACCTGGGTACAGCCCAA tgcCTGCATTTCGTGGTGTTATTGATGTACCCCTTGTCGTGAGGAGATTACACAAATCTAGAGAAGAG GTGAGGAAAGATCTTGGAGTTCTGGATGATGTGAAGctagtaatttttaattttggtggCCAG CCAGCTGGTTGGAAGTTGAAGGAGGAGTACTTACCTGCTGGTTGGTTGTGCCTG GTTTGTGGGGCTTCAGACAATCAGGAGCTTCCCCCTAATTTCATAAAGCTTGCAAAAGATGTTTATACGCCTGACCTAATAGCAGCTTCAGATTGCATGCTTG GAAAGATTGGATATGGCACAGTCAGTGAAGCCATGGCATACAAGTTGCCATTTATCTTCATACGCCGAGATTATTTTAATGAAGAACCATATTTGAGAGAAATGCTTGAG TATTACCAAGGTGGTGTGGAGATGGCCAGAAGAGATATGCTCAGTGGATGTTGGATACCCTACCTTGAACGTGCTGTTAACTTGAAACCGTGCTATGAGGGAGGTACCAATGGTG CTGGCTGCTCATATACTACAAGATACAGCTGTTGGAAAGAATTCTGTGTTAGATAA